The Microbacter sp. GSS18 genome has a segment encoding these proteins:
- a CDS encoding transketolase C-terminal domain-containing protein has translation MTTAVTGDMVSARSVIGSTLAELGEDNPDLWVLTPDIGGSLGAFRSQFPDRFVDVGLAEQACVGVAAGLAYDGKTPVVFGMLPFLSMRALEQVRTDVCYPNLPVKIVGSHGGLVGNGGSTHYAVEDIALMSALTNMTVTSVADPLMAGEVLRASMDLDGPLYLRMGVGKSDPVLYEPGSVDVTIGKGIVAREGTDLTILAHGTTVRQALDAADVLAGEGIESRVVDMFTIKPLDEELVLASAAETGRILVVEDHLAYGGLGSRVADLLMDRGAGGVAFERLGIPQVYAGFGPDEALREKHGYGPTETLAAARRLVRGEGSSR, from the coding sequence ATGACGACCGCAGTGACCGGAGACATGGTCTCCGCACGTTCCGTGATCGGCTCGACGCTGGCCGAGCTCGGCGAGGACAACCCCGACCTCTGGGTCCTCACGCCGGACATCGGCGGCTCGCTCGGCGCGTTCCGCTCGCAGTTCCCCGACCGCTTCGTCGACGTCGGGCTCGCCGAGCAGGCGTGCGTCGGCGTCGCCGCCGGACTCGCCTACGACGGCAAGACCCCGGTCGTGTTCGGGATGCTTCCCTTTCTGAGCATGCGCGCGCTCGAGCAGGTGCGCACCGACGTCTGCTACCCGAACCTGCCGGTCAAGATCGTCGGCTCGCACGGCGGCCTCGTCGGCAACGGCGGCTCCACCCACTACGCCGTCGAGGACATCGCCCTGATGTCGGCGCTGACCAACATGACGGTGACCTCCGTCGCCGACCCGCTGATGGCCGGCGAGGTGCTGCGCGCCTCCATGGACCTCGACGGGCCGCTGTACCTGCGGATGGGCGTCGGCAAGTCGGACCCGGTGCTCTACGAGCCCGGCAGCGTGGACGTCACGATCGGCAAGGGGATCGTCGCCCGCGAGGGCACGGACCTGACGATCCTGGCGCATGGCACGACGGTGCGCCAGGCGCTCGACGCCGCCGACGTCCTCGCGGGCGAGGGCATCGAGTCACGCGTGGTCGACATGTTCACCATCAAGCCGCTCGATGAGGAGCTCGTCCTCGCCAGCGCGGCCGAGACCGGCCGCATCCTCGTCGTCGAGGACCACCTCGCCTACGGGGGCCTGGGGTCGCGCGTGGCGGATCTGCTGATGGACCGGGGCGCGGGCGGCGTGGCGTTCGAGCGCCTCGGCATCCCCCAGGTCTACGCGGGATTCGGCCCGGACGAGGCCCTCCGCGAGAAGCACGGCTACGGACCGACCGAGACGCTCGCCGCCGCGCGCCGCCTCGTCCGAGGCGAGGGGAGCAGCCGATGA
- a CDS encoding transketolase, which produces MSREALLTARAHTVPQLEETAWELRRLLMQLSHSYNGPIHVGGDLSAADVFTALFHYGLAVDPTDLANPARDRFVLSKGHAAVCMYLTMAQRGFFTVDSIFDTYGQLDSAYGMHPCKVQLPGVEASTGSLGHGLPLAVGMALAARQGRKPHRVFTLLGDGETGEGSVWEAAMAARSNRLGNLVAVVDRNRQLMTTHDEELVVLEPYTDKWAAFGWNVVHVDGHDMQALVDAIDALPAPDSQTPTVLVCETVKGKGVDFMEGQIAWHAGSLGDADLERALASLDAHRPELATEGIRS; this is translated from the coding sequence ATGAGTCGCGAGGCGCTTTTGACCGCACGGGCCCACACCGTGCCGCAGCTGGAAGAGACGGCGTGGGAACTGCGCCGACTGCTGATGCAGCTGAGCCACAGCTACAACGGGCCCATCCATGTCGGCGGGGATCTGTCCGCAGCCGATGTCTTCACCGCGCTGTTCCACTACGGACTCGCGGTCGATCCCACGGACCTCGCGAACCCGGCGCGCGACCGCTTCGTCCTGAGCAAGGGCCACGCCGCGGTGTGCATGTACCTGACGATGGCTCAGCGCGGCTTCTTCACGGTCGATTCGATCTTCGACACCTACGGCCAGCTCGACAGCGCCTACGGCATGCACCCGTGCAAGGTGCAGCTGCCCGGCGTCGAGGCGTCGACGGGCTCGCTCGGTCACGGGCTGCCCCTCGCCGTCGGCATGGCCCTTGCGGCGCGGCAGGGCCGTAAGCCGCATCGCGTCTTCACGCTGCTCGGCGACGGCGAGACCGGCGAAGGCTCGGTGTGGGAGGCCGCCATGGCCGCCCGCAGCAACCGCCTCGGGAACCTCGTCGCCGTCGTCGACCGCAACCGACAGCTCATGACCACCCACGACGAGGAACTGGTCGTCCTCGAGCCGTACACCGACAAATGGGCCGCGTTCGGCTGGAACGTCGTCCACGTCGACGGCCACGACATGCAGGCCCTCGTCGACGCGATCGACGCGCTCCCGGCACCCGACTCCCAGACCCCGACCGTTCTCGTGTGCGAAACGGTGAAGGGCAAGGGCGTCGACTTCATGGAGGGGCAGATCGCCTGGCACGCCGGTTCGCTCGGCGACGCAGACCTCGAGCGAGCGCTCGCATCGCTCGACGCCCACCGACCCGAACTGGCAACCGAAGGGATCCGCTCATGA
- a CDS encoding aldehyde dehydrogenase family protein gives MAMLTVDDTVVTDLYIGGEHRTTDASVPVVDPARGTTVGHAASATPQDVAAAVAAAKQAFPGWAALSPKARADLLEAAVVRDEADARDDAVLLSRENGKILAECVRDTSMLQRRTRQVTRLADIVDATRSMPSERAVPTNTEIGYQPLGVVTIIVPFNWPVGILSTALPYALLAGNTVVVKPPPTAPLATTRIVERVAAHLPPGVLNVVTGVDENMTALVRNTDVAKVCFTGSVGGGKRIMALAAESLTRVTLELGGNDAAILLDDAPLDDDHLDRLFAAVFSSTGQICMNAKRIYVHRARLDEVVQGLSDRLSRTVLGEGLDPSTTMGPLHTERQKEFVGEIIAEARDAGATVLEFGELPEAPELRDGHFIRPALVVDPDASLRVVHEEPFGPVVPLIAFDDDETAVELANDSWAGLGGSVWSADEDRAARLGARLECGYVWINDHGAPRLDIRAPFGGMKQSGMGREQGIEGIRAFQDTRAIARLDREALAAMSR, from the coding sequence ATGGCAATGCTCACCGTGGACGACACCGTCGTCACCGATCTCTACATCGGCGGCGAACACCGCACGACCGACGCATCCGTACCGGTGGTGGACCCCGCACGCGGGACGACGGTGGGGCATGCTGCATCGGCGACGCCCCAGGATGTGGCGGCTGCCGTCGCCGCAGCGAAGCAGGCGTTCCCGGGCTGGGCGGCGCTGTCGCCGAAGGCCCGCGCAGACCTGCTCGAGGCCGCGGTCGTGCGCGATGAGGCCGACGCCCGGGACGACGCGGTGCTCCTGTCGCGCGAGAACGGCAAGATCCTCGCCGAATGCGTGCGCGACACCTCGATGCTGCAACGCCGCACTCGGCAGGTCACGCGGCTCGCCGACATCGTCGACGCGACACGCTCGATGCCGAGCGAGCGGGCCGTGCCCACGAACACCGAGATCGGGTACCAGCCCCTGGGGGTCGTCACGATCATCGTCCCCTTCAACTGGCCTGTCGGCATCCTTTCGACGGCGCTGCCCTACGCCCTGCTCGCCGGCAACACCGTCGTGGTGAAGCCGCCGCCCACGGCTCCGCTCGCGACGACGCGGATCGTCGAGCGCGTGGCGGCTCACCTGCCGCCGGGGGTGCTCAACGTCGTCACGGGCGTCGATGAGAACATGACGGCCCTCGTGCGCAACACCGACGTCGCGAAGGTGTGCTTCACCGGCTCGGTCGGCGGCGGCAAGCGCATCATGGCGCTCGCGGCCGAGAGCCTCACGCGCGTCACGCTAGAGCTCGGCGGGAACGACGCCGCGATCCTCCTCGACGACGCGCCCCTCGATGACGACCACCTGGACCGGCTGTTCGCCGCGGTCTTCTCCTCGACCGGGCAGATCTGCATGAACGCCAAGCGGATCTACGTGCACCGAGCGCGCCTCGACGAGGTGGTGCAGGGCCTGTCGGATCGGCTCTCGCGCACCGTGCTGGGCGAGGGGCTGGACCCGTCCACCACGATGGGACCGCTGCACACGGAGCGACAGAAGGAGTTCGTCGGAGAGATCATCGCCGAGGCGCGCGATGCCGGCGCCACGGTCCTCGAGTTCGGGGAGCTGCCCGAGGCGCCCGAGCTGCGAGACGGCCATTTCATCCGCCCCGCCCTCGTCGTCGATCCCGACGCGTCGTTGCGCGTCGTCCACGAGGAGCCGTTCGGTCCCGTGGTGCCCCTCATCGCGTTCGACGACGACGAGACGGCTGTCGAGCTCGCCAATGACAGCTGGGCGGGGCTCGGCGGCTCGGTGTGGTCGGCCGATGAGGACCGCGCGGCGCGCCTCGGCGCCCGGCTCGAGTGCGGCTACGTGTGGATCAACGACCACGGGGCGCCGCGACTGGACATCCGCGCGCCGTTCGGCGGAATGAAGCAGTCCGGCATGGGGCGCGAGCAGGGCATCGAAGGCATCCGTGCGTTCCAGGACACGCGGGCCATTGCTC